A window from Synechococcus sp. RSCCF101 encodes these proteins:
- a CDS encoding cytochrome P450, whose translation MVARPIPALELGARTQTLQVVLDPIGYYRRCFQAHDGAVRVRMSPTLPPQQVLINDPAILQELMGRDAGRGITAPGRLSGLLAQVVGEQSILLLEPRPHRARRKLLTPPFHGERLRAYGQTVIGLTRAAMADLSPGMRFDARERMQTITMGVILSAVFGLSEGQRHQRLRRLLGTSIEMRAGRIGSLLLFFPLLRRDVGPWSPGGRLRRISAEIEQLLLREIAERRKELEGTGQAEPRSDVLSLLLACRDEQGEGLSDAELHDELLTLLFAGHETTATALTWALYWLHRQPEVTATLRAELADNPGLDPDTLSRLPYLAAVVNEVLRIHPVAMLMLPRLVEEPLSLAGHAFEAGDVLIGCIQSVHERSDLYPEPLRFNPDRFLGRSVEPGGFLPFGGGVRRCIGASLALYEMKLVLATILSEHSLQLAPESDRAIAPRRRGFTLGPARPVRLVAT comes from the coding sequence ATGGTTGCCCGGCCCATTCCCGCGCTGGAGTTGGGAGCCCGCACGCAGACGCTGCAGGTGGTGCTCGATCCGATCGGGTATTACCGGCGCTGCTTCCAGGCCCACGACGGGGCGGTGCGGGTGCGGATGTCGCCGACGCTGCCGCCCCAGCAGGTGCTGATCAACGACCCGGCAATCCTGCAGGAGCTGATGGGCCGCGACGCGGGCCGTGGGATCACAGCTCCCGGTCGGCTCAGCGGACTGCTCGCGCAGGTGGTGGGCGAGCAGTCGATTCTGCTGCTGGAACCCCGGCCCCACCGGGCCCGGCGCAAGCTGCTGACGCCACCGTTTCACGGCGAGCGGCTGCGCGCCTACGGCCAGACAGTGATCGGCCTGACCCGCGCCGCCATGGCCGACCTGAGCCCCGGCATGCGCTTCGATGCGCGCGAGCGGATGCAGACGATCACCATGGGCGTGATCCTCTCGGCCGTGTTCGGCCTGAGCGAGGGGCAGCGCCACCAGCGGCTGCGCCGGCTGCTGGGCACCAGCATCGAGATGCGGGCCGGGCGGATCGGTTCCCTGCTGCTGTTCTTTCCTCTCCTGCGACGGGACGTCGGCCCCTGGAGTCCGGGCGGCCGCCTGCGCCGGATCAGCGCCGAGATCGAACAGCTGCTGCTCCGGGAGATCGCCGAGAGGCGAAAGGAGCTGGAGGGCACGGGCCAGGCGGAGCCGCGATCCGATGTGCTCAGCCTGCTGCTGGCCTGCCGCGATGAGCAGGGGGAGGGCCTCAGCGACGCCGAACTGCACGACGAACTGCTGACGCTGCTGTTCGCGGGTCACGAAACCACCGCCACGGCACTCACCTGGGCGCTCTACTGGCTGCATCGCCAGCCGGAGGTGACGGCCACGCTCAGAGCCGAGCTGGCCGACAACCCGGGGCTGGACCCCGACACCCTCAGCCGGCTGCCCTATCTCGCGGCTGTGGTGAACGAAGTGCTGCGCATCCATCCGGTGGCGATGCTGATGCTGCCGAGGCTGGTGGAGGAACCGTTGAGCCTGGCCGGCCATGCCTTCGAGGCGGGGGATGTGCTGATCGGCTGCATCCAGTCGGTGCACGAGCGCAGCGACCTCTATCCCGAGCCACTCCGCTTCAATCCGGATCGCTTCCTCGGGCGCAGCGTCGAACCGGGGGGATTCCTGCCCTTCGGCGGCGGCGTGCGCCGCTGCATCGGGGCCTCCCTGGCGCTCTACGAGATGAAGCTGGTTCTGGCGACGATCCTGAGCGAGCACAGCCTGCAGCTGGCGCCGGAGAGCGATCGTGCGATCGCGCCACGGCGGCGCGGCTTCACCCTCGGCCCGGCCCGGCCCGTGCGGCTCGTGGCGACATGA
- a CDS encoding 2'-5' RNA ligase family protein codes for MANWFIALALPGSAGWPSCCQGLPPGMRLLAAEDLHATVAFLGACGEARALAAWRALAEQRHPPIEATAAGWRAMGSPERPSAYALVPGMGRGTLERLIGRWREPALEAAGLPRDRRPPLAHITLTRPPRRRAAALKPAMDRWLRTAPVPDHPVRFEELALYTWAEERSRRLFRIVERRPFSAVGSA; via the coding sequence ATGGCCAACTGGTTCATCGCACTGGCGTTGCCCGGGAGCGCGGGCTGGCCATCGTGCTGCCAGGGGCTTCCTCCGGGCATGCGGCTGCTGGCTGCTGAGGACCTCCACGCCACAGTGGCCTTTCTCGGCGCCTGCGGTGAGGCCCGCGCCCTGGCGGCCTGGCGCGCCCTGGCGGAGCAGCGGCATCCCCCGATCGAGGCGACCGCGGCCGGCTGGCGGGCGATGGGATCCCCCGAGCGTCCGTCCGCTTACGCGCTGGTGCCGGGGATGGGCCGGGGCACCCTTGAGAGGCTGATCGGCCGGTGGCGGGAACCGGCGCTGGAGGCCGCCGGGTTGCCCCGGGACCGCCGCCCGCCGCTGGCCCACATCACCCTCACCCGTCCGCCCCGGCGCCGCGCTGCTGCCCTGAAGCCCGCGATGGACCGCTGGCTGCGGACCGCCCCGGTTCCCGATCATCCGGTGCGCTTCGAGGAGCTGGCGCTCTACACCTGGGCGGAGGAGCGCTCGAGGCGACTGTTCCGGATCGTGGAGCGCAGACCCTTCAGTGCGGTTGGGTCTGCATGA
- a CDS encoding sensor domain-containing diguanylate cyclase: MKATLDSYQDIIEHLHDGLYFVDRNRVITFWNHAAERISGYKAEEVVGRSCSDNILTHVDADGNQLCLGLCPLAATMDDGSPREADVYMHHKDGHRIPVAVRVSPMTDDQGRITGGIELFNDISNQAANELRVKELERMAYLDPLTRLANRNYITQELTARFQEHERYGVPFGVLFMDIDHFKRFNDTYGHDVGDQVLQLVANTFTTNARPFDLFGRWGGEEFLAVIRNVTPHDLRATGDRMRMLIEHSYLSHERTKLKVTISVGATLVLPDDDQDSLVKRADDLLYRSKADGRNRITMG; encoded by the coding sequence ATGAAAGCGACTCTGGATTCCTACCAGGACATCATCGAGCATCTGCACGATGGTCTGTACTTCGTTGATCGCAATCGTGTGATCACCTTCTGGAATCACGCGGCTGAACGCATCTCCGGTTACAAGGCAGAGGAGGTTGTGGGCCGATCCTGTTCTGACAACATCCTCACCCATGTGGATGCGGACGGCAATCAGCTCTGCCTGGGTCTGTGTCCGCTCGCGGCCACGATGGACGATGGCAGCCCGCGCGAAGCGGATGTGTACATGCACCACAAGGATGGGCATCGCATTCCGGTGGCGGTGCGCGTCAGCCCGATGACCGATGACCAGGGCCGCATCACCGGTGGCATTGAGCTGTTCAACGACATCAGCAATCAGGCTGCCAACGAGCTGCGGGTCAAGGAGCTCGAGCGCATGGCCTACCTGGACCCGCTGACGCGGCTGGCGAACCGGAACTACATCACCCAGGAACTGACCGCACGCTTCCAGGAGCACGAGCGCTATGGCGTTCCCTTCGGTGTGCTGTTCATGGACATCGATCACTTCAAGCGGTTCAACGACACCTACGGCCACGACGTGGGTGATCAGGTGCTGCAGCTGGTGGCCAACACCTTCACCACCAATGCCAGGCCCTTCGATCTCTTCGGTCGCTGGGGTGGCGAGGAGTTCCTTGCCGTGATCCGCAATGTGACGCCGCACGATCTGCGGGCCACCGGTGATCGCATGCGCATGCTGATCGAACACTCCTACCTCAGCCACGAGCGCACCAAGCTCAAGGTGACCATCTCCGTGGGCGCCACCCTCGTGCTTCCGGACGATGATCAGGACTCGCTCGTGAAGCGTGCCGACGATCTCCTCTACCGGAGCAAGGCCGACGGGCGCAACCGCATCACCATGGGCTGA
- a CDS encoding ABC transporter permease: MEPVRKARLATLLGRFWSSSLASELEYPLNVAVEVLAVAGNLAGSLFVLSLFFGEGRSLGGWSWPASLVVLGCYTLLEGFTVMLLQPNLSRIVSHVQNGTLDFVLLKPLDSQLWVSLRLISPWGLPSILAGASLIGVGLARSGGGGSLATAAASLLMLLCSTLILYSLWFLLATTSIWFVKVWNATEVLRALLMAGRYPISAFPSGLRLVFTFLLPVAFLTTVPAEALLGRASLSWLSGALAMAAALLLISRLFWRFALRFYTSASS, encoded by the coding sequence ATGGAACCGGTGCGGAAGGCCAGGCTGGCGACGCTGCTGGGCCGCTTCTGGAGCAGCAGCCTGGCGAGCGAGCTGGAGTACCCGCTCAACGTGGCGGTGGAGGTGCTGGCGGTGGCCGGCAATCTGGCGGGCAGCCTGTTCGTGCTCTCGCTCTTCTTCGGCGAGGGCCGCAGCCTCGGTGGCTGGAGCTGGCCGGCCTCGCTGGTGGTTCTGGGCTGCTACACCCTGCTCGAGGGCTTCACGGTGATGCTGCTCCAGCCCAACCTGAGCCGCATCGTGTCCCATGTGCAGAACGGCACCCTCGATTTCGTGCTGCTCAAGCCGCTCGACAGCCAGCTCTGGGTGTCGCTGCGGCTGATCTCACCCTGGGGGCTCCCCTCGATCCTGGCGGGGGCCTCCCTGATCGGAGTGGGACTGGCCCGCAGCGGAGGCGGCGGCTCGCTGGCCACAGCGGCCGCCTCTCTGCTGATGCTGCTCTGCAGCACCTTGATCCTGTACAGCCTCTGGTTCCTGCTGGCCACCACCAGCATCTGGTTCGTGAAGGTGTGGAACGCCACGGAAGTGCTGCGGGCCTTACTGATGGCGGGCCGGTATCCGATCTCGGCCTTTCCCAGCGGCCTGCGGCTGGTGTTCACGTTCCTGCTGCCGGTGGCGTTCCTCACCACCGTTCCGGCGGAGGCGCTGCTCGGGCGGGCCAGCCTGTCCTGGCTGAGCGGCGCCCTGGCCATGGCGGCGGCCCTGCTGCTGATCAGCCGCCTGTTCTGGCGCTTCGCCCTGCGCTTCTACACCTCAGCCTCCAGCTGA
- a CDS encoding ABC-2 family transporter protein, which produces MRLWRLARVLLGSQYAVMLEYRAEIALWALAGVLPLIMLGLWSDAGAAAAAGLSGSQLSRYFLSVFVVRQFTIVWVMFSFEEDSLEGRLSPYLLQPLPPFWRYVSAHLSEQLTRLPFVALMLAGVVMVHPASFWRPSPVGALLALLATMAAFWVRFLLHWIFAMLCFWSERASAVDRLLLIPYLFLSGLVAPLETFPENVRRLAMATPFPYFLAFPARLLAGEPVDVAAGFLALAGWGLLLLPISIAAWRLGVRRYSAMGA; this is translated from the coding sequence ATGAGGCTCTGGCGGCTGGCGCGGGTGCTGCTCGGCAGCCAGTACGCGGTGATGCTCGAGTACCGGGCCGAGATCGCCCTGTGGGCGCTCGCGGGTGTGCTGCCCCTGATCATGCTGGGCCTCTGGAGCGATGCGGGCGCCGCGGCGGCCGCCGGGCTGAGCGGCTCCCAGCTGAGCCGTTACTTCCTCTCGGTGTTCGTGGTGCGGCAGTTCACCATCGTCTGGGTGATGTTCTCCTTCGAGGAGGACTCGCTGGAGGGTCGGCTCTCCCCGTACCTGCTCCAGCCGCTGCCCCCCTTCTGGCGCTACGTGAGCGCCCACCTCTCCGAACAGCTCACCCGGCTGCCGTTCGTGGCCCTGATGCTGGCGGGGGTGGTGATGGTCCATCCCGCCAGCTTCTGGCGACCCAGCCCCGTCGGGGCCCTGCTGGCGCTGCTGGCCACCATGGCCGCCTTCTGGGTGCGCTTCCTGCTGCACTGGATCTTCGCCATGCTCTGCTTCTGGAGCGAGCGCGCCAGCGCCGTGGACCGGCTGCTGCTGATTCCCTATCTGTTCCTCTCCGGCCTGGTGGCCCCGCTGGAGACCTTCCCAGAGAACGTGCGCCGGTTGGCGATGGCCACGCCCTTCCCCTACTTCCTCGCCTTCCCGGCGCGGCTGCTGGCGGGGGAACCGGTGGATGTGGCCGCGGGTTTTCTGGCTCTCGCGGGCTGGGGCCTGCTGCTGCTCCCGATCAGCATCGCCGCCTGGCGGCTGGGCGTGCGCCGTTATTCGGCCATGGGCGCCTGA
- a CDS encoding ATP-binding cassette domain-containing protein, producing the protein MIEARGLRKTYRVAEKQPGWRGTLRHLVARRSRDVNAVQDVSFRIAPGEMVGFLGPNGAGKTTTLKMLCGLIHPSGGDVRVAGHQPWRRQSAFLRQITLVMGQKQQLLWDLPPLDSLRVNAAVYGLSDGEARRRIDELADMLELGEELTRPVRKLSLGQRMKAELLAALLHRPAVLFLDEPTLGLDVNAQVRVRDFLARYNRRHGATMLLTSHYMADITALCPRVLLIHRGRLMHDGALDALTERLAPCRSVRLELRQPQPAEVFAAYGEIEEHDGTLVRLRIPRDQLTEAVAQLLQRFELEDLEVSDPPVEELIGDLFRRGAA; encoded by the coding sequence CTGATCGAGGCCAGGGGCCTGCGCAAGACCTACCGGGTGGCCGAGAAGCAGCCGGGCTGGCGCGGCACGCTGCGGCACCTGGTGGCCCGGCGCAGCCGCGATGTGAACGCGGTTCAGGATGTGAGCTTCCGCATCGCCCCCGGCGAGATGGTGGGCTTCCTGGGGCCGAACGGCGCCGGCAAGACCACCACCCTCAAGATGCTCTGCGGGCTGATCCATCCGAGCGGCGGCGACGTGCGGGTGGCGGGTCATCAGCCCTGGCGACGCCAGTCCGCCTTTCTGCGTCAGATCACCCTGGTGATGGGGCAGAAGCAGCAGCTCCTCTGGGATCTGCCACCGCTCGATTCCCTGCGGGTCAACGCCGCGGTTTACGGCCTCAGCGATGGCGAGGCCCGTCGCCGCATCGACGAACTGGCCGACATGCTCGAGCTGGGGGAGGAACTCACCCGTCCGGTGCGCAAGCTCTCCCTCGGGCAGCGGATGAAGGCCGAACTGCTGGCCGCCCTGCTGCATCGTCCGGCGGTGCTGTTTCTCGATGAACCCACCCTCGGACTCGACGTGAATGCCCAGGTGCGGGTGCGGGACTTTCTGGCCCGCTACAACCGCCGCCACGGGGCCACCATGCTGCTCACGAGCCATTACATGGCCGACATCACGGCTCTCTGCCCGCGCGTGCTGCTCATTCACCGGGGCCGGCTGATGCATGACGGTGCCCTCGACGCGCTCACCGAGCGGCTGGCCCCCTGCCGTTCGGTGCGCCTGGAGCTGCGCCAGCCCCAGCCAGCGGAGGTGTTCGCCGCCTACGGGGAGATCGAGGAGCACGACGGCACCCTGGTGCGCCTGCGCATCCCGCGCGATCAGCTCACCGAGGCGGTGGCGCAGCTGCTGCAGCGCTTCGAGCTGGAGGATCTCGAGGTGAGCGATCCGCCTGTGGAGGAGCTGATCGGGGACCTGTTCCGCCGGGGGGCGGCATGA
- a CDS encoding nitroreductase family protein, with amino-acid sequence MDTLNAIHSRRAVKHFDPDHRLTAEDEDTLLRATIQAPTSFNIQHWRFVILRDPALRQTIRKEHGFDQAQITDASLLILFTADTKAWQKNPGRYWANAPKEVADLLVGWMGPFHEGREWLQRDEAQRSIGMAMQTLMLAAQDLGLDSCPMIGFDIDKVAELVNLPPDHVMGPLVAVGRSIKDPWPKPGQVPLSELVVENAFSAPGG; translated from the coding sequence ATGGACACGCTCAACGCGATTCACTCCCGCCGAGCCGTCAAGCATTTCGATCCCGACCACCGGCTCACGGCAGAGGACGAAGACACCCTCCTGCGGGCCACGATCCAGGCCCCGACCAGCTTCAACATCCAGCACTGGCGCTTCGTGATCCTCAGGGATCCGGCCCTGCGCCAGACCATCCGCAAGGAGCACGGCTTCGATCAGGCCCAGATCACCGACGCCTCCCTGCTCATCCTGTTCACGGCCGACACGAAGGCCTGGCAGAAGAACCCCGGCCGCTACTGGGCCAATGCGCCGAAGGAGGTGGCCGATCTCCTGGTGGGCTGGATGGGCCCCTTCCACGAAGGCCGTGAGTGGCTGCAGCGCGATGAGGCCCAGCGGTCGATCGGCATGGCCATGCAGACCCTGATGCTGGCCGCCCAGGACCTGGGGCTCGACAGCTGCCCGATGATCGGCTTCGACATCGACAAGGTGGCGGAACTGGTGAATCTCCCGCCCGACCATGTGATGGGCCCGCTGGTGGCCGTGGGTCGCAGCATCAAGGATCCCTGGCCCAAGCCCGGTCAGGTGCCCCTGAGCGAACTGGTGGTGGAGAACGCCTTCAGCGCGCCGGGTGGCTGA
- a CDS encoding DUF3136 domain-containing protein: protein MYHRYFVTDLRIAVQEGTTIPDLKLSSCWRWLVALHGLAPSTFPAPDVLVLAAQSELVASRGSDPVDPAVGAA from the coding sequence ATGTATCACCGGTACTTTGTCACTGACCTCCGGATTGCCGTGCAGGAGGGCACCACCATTCCTGATCTGAAGCTCAGCAGCTGCTGGCGCTGGTTGGTCGCCCTCCACGGTCTGGCTCCATCCACATTCCCCGCACCCGATGTGCTTGTTCTGGCCGCCCAGAGCGAGCTGGTTGCATCAAGGGGGTCTGATCCAGTCGACCCCGCCGTTGGTGCTGCATGA
- a CDS encoding response regulator transcription factor, with product MDFTPYLHQLVDEDQQAGLLSVAVDGRVALAMKGRLLLRCFCESLGRQGDIGCAVTDVDSCLVHLERDPYTLLLCTDTLESGNGFDLARRAKTLQPGLNVVVMALKDVIPMEYADAPWLQAVVAEADVIEDHKPLEAAVLAVMGGRSYRSSSLRSGSLPYLSCPRLTPREYEVLDLVANGLTNKEIATQIGVSEETARTYSKRLLRTLEVSNRVQAVLKGMRCGMVNL from the coding sequence ATGGATTTCACTCCCTACCTTCATCAGCTCGTCGACGAGGATCAGCAGGCGGGCCTGTTGTCGGTCGCTGTTGATGGCCGTGTCGCTCTGGCGATGAAAGGACGCTTGCTGCTGCGTTGCTTCTGCGAGAGCCTCGGCAGGCAGGGGGACATCGGCTGTGCAGTGACCGATGTTGACTCCTGCCTGGTCCATCTGGAGCGCGATCCCTACACGCTGCTGTTGTGCACGGATACGCTGGAGTCCGGCAACGGCTTCGATCTCGCCCGCCGGGCCAAGACGCTCCAGCCGGGCCTGAATGTGGTGGTGATGGCCCTGAAGGATGTGATCCCGATGGAATATGCCGATGCGCCCTGGTTGCAGGCTGTGGTGGCCGAAGCGGATGTGATCGAGGATCACAAGCCTCTGGAAGCCGCGGTGCTGGCGGTGATGGGAGGTCGCTCCTACCGCAGCAGCTCACTGCGGAGTGGATCGCTTCCCTATCTCAGCTGTCCGAGGCTGACGCCACGGGAGTATGAGGTGCTCGACCTGGTGGCCAATGGGCTCACCAACAAGGAGATTGCCACTCAGATCGGTGTGAGTGAGGAAACCGCGCGCACCTACAGCAAGCGGCTGCTGCGCACTCTCGAGGTGAGCAATCGGGTGCAGGCGGTGCTCAAGGGCATGCGCTGCGGCATGGTGAACCTCTGA